Proteins from one Ahaetulla prasina isolate Xishuangbanna chromosome 2, ASM2864084v1, whole genome shotgun sequence genomic window:
- the LOC131192493 gene encoding E3 ubiquitin-protein ligase TRIM39-like encodes MAAEAPLQDLMEEATCSICLEFFQDPVLIPECGHNFCRGCLTRSWGTSESEASCPQCRQTFRLCNLLPNRQLARVTEVARRCGSRVEEEGGSFCPKHREPLKLFCKDHETPVCVVCDRSKEHKGHSVIPAEEAFQEYQIKVENCLKAQKEQKEKIATYKSDTEQRVQERLDLIKKVKKNVVAEFRELHLWLEGQEKLILTKMEETEKDIMARKEEGLAKSVEEIWSLDHLIKEIEEKLQQPASKLLQDIGSLLKKYEAKKTYNNSVDLFLDPKWTIWKYSEMTALLKSAMKKWRDTLESGLQLQEENVTLDPNTAHPHRLDVSKDRKSVRGVKPVEGKYLVPDHMRFVYKPCVLGCQKFSTGRHFWEVIVGGTGGWGVGVASKPINLTNIDVQTMRWQIGKNGGKYMAVSPSEYSDLVLTEEPKSICISLNCEEGQVSFFDASTATLLHTFSEASLVGETLVPSFCLFEGACLTLP; translated from the exons ATGGCGGCCGAAGCGCCCTTACAGGATTTGATGGAAGAAGCcacctgctccatttgcctggagtTTTTCCAGGACCCCGTGCTCATCCCGGAGTGCGGCCACAACTTCTGCCGGGGCTGCCTGACCCGCAGTTGGGGAACGTCGGAATCGGAGGCTTCCTGCCCCCAGTGCAGACAAACCTTCAGACTCTGCAACCTCCTTCCCAACAGGCAGCTGGCGCGGGTGACTGAAGTGGCCAGGCGCTGCGGCAGCCgtgtggaggaggaaggaggcagTTTCTGCCCGAAGCACCGGGAGCCCCTCAAGCTCTTCTGTAAGGACCATGAGACCCCCGTCTGCGTGGTCTGTGACCGATCCAAAGAGCACAAGGGCCACTCGGTGATCCCTGCGGAGGAGGCTTTCCAGGAATACCAG ATCAAAGTTGAGAATTGCCTGAAGGCTCAGAAggagcagaaagaaaaaatagccaCATACAAAAGCGACACAGAGCAAAGAGTGCAGGAGAGGCTT gACCTcattaaaaaagtgaaaaaaaatgtaGTGGCTGAATTCAGAGAGCTACATCTCTGGTTAGAAGGACAGGAGAAGCTTATATTGACTAAAATGGAAGAAACGGAGAAGGACATTATGGCAAGAAAAGAGGAGGGTTTGGCCAAGTCAGTGGAGGAAATCTGGTCTCTTGACCATCTCATCAAGGAGATAGAAGAGAAGCTTCAGCAGCCAGCCAGCAAACTCTTACAG GATATTGGAAGCCTCTTGAAGAA ATATGAGGCAAAGAAAACATACAATAATTCAGTGGATTTATTTCTGGACCCCAAGTGGACAATCTGGAAGTACAGTGAGATGACTGCGCTTCTGAAAAGTGCCATGAAAAAATGGAGAG ATACGCTGgaaagtggacttcaactacagGAAG AGAATGTAACTCTGGATCCAAACACAGCCCATCCTCACCGCCTTGATGTCTCCAAAGATCGAAAAAGTGTCAGAGGAGTTAAGCCAGTTGAAGGAAAATATCTTGTCCCAGACCACATGAGATTTGTATATAAACCTTGTGTCCTTGGCTGTCAGAAGTTCTCAACAGGAAGACATTTCTGGGAAGTTATTGTAGGAGGTACAGGAGGATGGGGTGTAGGGGTTGCCagcaaaccaataaatttaacaaatattgATGTGCAGACTATGCGGTGGCAGATTGGGAAAAATGGAGGGAAATACATGGCCGTCTCTCCATCAGAATATTCTGACTTGGTCCTGACTGAGGAGCCCAAGAGCATCTGCATCTCTCTCAACTGCGAAGAGGGACAAGTGAGTTTTTTTGATGCCAGCACAGCAACCCTGCTCCATACATTCTCGGAGGCTTCCTTGGTTGGAGAGACCCTTGTGCCCTCTTTCTGTTTGTTTGAAGGCGCCTGCCTGACACTCCCCTAA